A genomic region of Nostoc sp. UHCC 0702 contains the following coding sequences:
- a CDS encoding DUF2267 domain-containing protein, translating into MPDQTFRTNIPEIDPTQIEDTRTAIADEHRSFLEKVMVKAGFPDLYDARDFTEVVFRVMRDLMTTEASDRVESELHTEAVPTDEKALQFEIADLWKDTNPIVGFLSRVRPPWQGPGIFKIDSDRFLFRVANEAGKPATVEREQAVKAVFSATKDELSEERIQEIASWLPDHVRELWEQA; encoded by the coding sequence ATGCCCGATCAAACATTCAGAACAAACATTCCAGAAATTGACCCAACGCAAATAGAAGATACTCGAACTGCGATCGCCGATGAACATCGCTCGTTCTTGGAAAAGGTCATGGTAAAAGCCGGATTTCCAGATTTGTATGATGCAAGGGACTTTACCGAAGTGGTGTTTCGCGTTATGCGTGACTTAATGACGACCGAAGCCAGCGATCGCGTAGAATCAGAACTGCATACAGAGGCTGTACCTACTGATGAGAAAGCACTCCAGTTTGAGATAGCCGATCTTTGGAAAGATACCAATCCAATAGTAGGCTTTTTAAGCCGGGTTCGTCCACCTTGGCAAGGCCCTGGCATCTTCAAGATAGATTCTGACCGCTTCTTGTTCCGAGTTGCAAATGAAGCTGGAAAGCCAGCAACAGTCGAGCGGGAGCAGGCGGTGAAAGCGGTGTTTTCTGCCACTAAAGACGAACTCTCCGAGGAGCGGATTCAGGAAATTGCTAGCTGGCTGCCCGATCATGTACGTGAACTCTGGGAGCAAGCGTAA
- a CDS encoding hemerythrin domain-containing protein, producing the protein MAKTKATDILALIESEHRQVEQLFTELEKAKGNKKTEYFQQIYKALNLHARTEELVFYPALRDYEETEQYVEEAEEEHEDVSLLLEEIKALEPTDSEFLSKISELKQAVQHHVEEEETEIFTAVRECMSNQELSELAEEFQEAKANLEPDIEAALTT; encoded by the coding sequence ATGGCTAAAACCAAAGCAACAGACATTCTGGCATTAATTGAATCAGAACACCGTCAAGTAGAGCAACTTTTTACTGAATTAGAAAAAGCCAAGGGTAACAAAAAAACTGAATACTTCCAACAAATTTATAAAGCATTGAACTTACATGCTAGAACTGAAGAGTTAGTCTTCTACCCTGCCTTGAGAGACTATGAAGAAACTGAACAATACGTTGAAGAAGCCGAAGAAGAACACGAAGATGTTTCACTGCTTTTAGAAGAAATTAAAGCACTCGAACCGACTGATTCGGAGTTTTTATCAAAAATTAGTGAATTAAAACAAGCAGTTCAGCATCATGTAGAAGAAGAGGAAACTGAAATTTTTACTGCGGTACGTGAGTGTATGAGTAATCAAGAGCTAAGTGAATTGGCTGAGGAATTTCAGGAAGCTAAAGCTAATCTAGAGCCAGATATAGAAGCGGCCTTGACAACATAG
- the tnpA gene encoding IS200/IS605 family transposase, which yields MPGKYRHKTTSVTLINYHFVWIPKRRKKVLVGNVAIRLEELLYEKTKELESEILALEIIEDHVHLFVSCPPTLAPDQIMFRLKGYTSRILRQKFPHLLRLPSMWTRSYFCGTAGDASSETIKKYIANQKTR from the coding sequence ATGCCAGGAAAATACAGGCACAAGACAACATCAGTCACTCTGATTAATTACCATTTCGTGTGGATACCAAAAAGACGCAAAAAAGTATTAGTTGGAAATGTCGCTATCAGGCTTGAGGAATTGCTTTATGAAAAAACAAAAGAGCTAGAGTCTGAGATTCTAGCTCTTGAAATTATCGAAGACCATGTACATCTTTTTGTTAGCTGTCCTCCGACCTTAGCTCCAGACCAAATTATGTTTAGATTGAAGGGATATACATCCAGGATACTAAGGCAAAAGTTTCCACATTTATTAAGATTGCCCTCAATGTGGACAAGAAGTTATTTTTGTGGAACGGCTGGGGATGCTTCAAGTGAGACAATCAAAAAGTATATTGCTAATCAAAAAACTCGCTAA
- a CDS encoding amidohydrolase family protein, whose protein sequence is MLFFPNTCLGWLKGKLMVGIVRVIATGIILVTGVLFPWSGFAQAEEAPECKSIQSQILINNVRIFDGESKDLTEKKNLLIVNNKIENISATPIDFIDRPERCRYPVNTEGLSQEEIAQKQAEPETEEEIKTREKTIDATDNQVLMPGLIDAHYHIMLSIIPQQTALTADIGYINHVATKEAKDILMRGFTTVRDLGGPSFGLKRAIDEGVIVGPRIFPSGAFISQTGGHGDFRLPSLLPKALGDPLTYEERIGLTAIADSPDEVRLRAREQLRQGASQLKVMAGGGVGSDYDPLDATQYTKEEIAAAVQAAKNWGTYVTVHAYTTDAVRQAVEAGVKCIDHGQLIDEDTVKILKDHDIWWSLQPFLMDEDANPKTGENLEKQKLVAEGTKNAYKWAKQYGIKTAFGTDNLFSAKNAKAQNRKLAKLVKIFPETYTESDILKMATADNGSLLQLSGLRSPYPGDLGVVKKDALADLLLVNGNPLNNINLITDPENNFLVIIKDGKIYKNTINN, encoded by the coding sequence ATGCTTTTTTTTCCCAATACCTGCCTTGGATGGCTCAAAGGTAAATTGATGGTTGGAATAGTCAGGGTGATTGCCACCGGAATCATTCTGGTGACAGGTGTTCTATTCCCTTGGAGTGGCTTTGCTCAGGCTGAAGAAGCTCCAGAATGCAAGTCTATCCAATCTCAAATCTTGATCAACAATGTTCGGATCTTTGATGGCGAGTCGAAGGACTTGACTGAGAAGAAGAACCTCCTCATTGTCAACAACAAAATCGAAAATATATCAGCAACTCCAATAGATTTCATCGACCGTCCCGAGCGTTGTCGCTATCCTGTAAACACAGAAGGACTAAGTCAAGAAGAAATAGCTCAAAAACAAGCAGAGCCTGAGACAGAAGAGGAAATAAAAACGCGAGAGAAGACCATTGATGCAACTGATAATCAGGTGCTGATGCCAGGTCTGATTGATGCACACTACCATATCATGTTATCGATCATACCGCAGCAAACTGCTTTGACTGCTGACATTGGTTACATCAATCACGTGGCTACCAAAGAAGCCAAGGATATTTTGATGCGCGGTTTCACTACAGTGCGTGACCTGGGGGGCCCCTCTTTCGGATTGAAGCGGGCAATTGATGAAGGAGTCATAGTTGGGCCGCGAATCTTCCCGTCAGGCGCGTTCATTTCCCAGACTGGGGGACATGGGGATTTTCGGCTGCCCAGTCTACTGCCAAAGGCACTAGGCGATCCTTTAACTTATGAAGAGCGAATTGGCTTGACAGCGATCGCCGATAGTCCTGATGAAGTTCGTCTCCGTGCAAGGGAGCAACTGCGCCAGGGGGCCAGTCAACTCAAGGTAATGGCAGGTGGAGGTGTTGGTTCAGACTACGATCCCCTCGATGCAACTCAGTACACCAAAGAAGAGATTGCTGCGGCAGTCCAAGCAGCAAAAAATTGGGGTACTTATGTGACCGTTCATGCTTATACAACGGACGCGGTTAGGCAAGCTGTTGAAGCTGGTGTCAAGTGCATTGATCATGGGCAACTGATAGACGAGGACACCGTTAAAATACTGAAAGATCACGATATTTGGTGGTCTTTGCAGCCTTTTTTGATGGACGAGGATGCAAATCCAAAAACGGGCGAAAATCTGGAAAAACAAAAGCTGGTGGCGGAAGGAACAAAAAATGCCTACAAATGGGCAAAGCAGTACGGAATCAAGACAGCGTTTGGTACTGACAACCTGTTTAGCGCCAAGAACGCTAAAGCTCAAAACAGGAAATTGGCAAAGTTAGTCAAAATATTTCCAGAAACGTACACCGAGTCTGATATCCTCAAGATGGCAACTGCGGACAACGGAAGCTTGCTGCAACTGTCAGGTCTCCGCAGTCCCTATCCTGGCGATCTGGGAGTTGTGAAAAAGGACGCACTAGCCGATTTACTACTGGTTAATGGCAACCCGCTTAACAACATCAATCTCATCACAGATCCGGAAAATAATTTCCTCGTCATCATCAAGGACGGCAAGATTTACAAGAACACAATCAACAACTAG
- a CDS encoding transposase codes for MLVLEAKLKGKQSQYHLIDEALRTALFIRNKALRHWMDNRDIGKNELQKLCAVLAKEFDFADKLNSMARQASADRAWLAIKRFYDNCKAKKLGNQGFPKFKKRGHSVEYKTSGWKLSLDKKYISFSDGFNIGRLKLIGTRDLSFYSIKQIKRVRIVKRADGYFCQFCVDVERTEQHQHNGKQVGIDVGLDFLYTDSDGKTVENPRLLRKSEKSLKRKQRKASKCKKGSYNRRKAVKKLAKKHLKVSRQRKDFAVKTARTLVQSNDLVVYEDLQVRNMVKNHHLAKSISDASWSLFTDWVDYYAKVFGTWAIAVAPHYTSQDCSVCGTRIKKSLSTRTHKCHSCGTVMHRDHNAAKQILAKGIKNTGGHPEINASGQNNLYLGGETPLDKLTG; via the coding sequence ATGCTGGTCTTAGAAGCTAAGTTAAAAGGTAAACAAAGTCAGTACCATTTAATAGATGAAGCTCTTAGAACTGCTTTATTTATCCGCAACAAAGCTCTCAGACATTGGATGGACAATAGAGATATTGGCAAGAACGAACTGCAAAAACTTTGTGCTGTTTTAGCTAAAGAGTTTGATTTTGCAGACAAACTTAACTCTATGGCTCGTCAAGCTTCTGCTGATAGGGCATGGCTTGCAATTAAACGTTTTTACGATAATTGCAAAGCTAAGAAACTGGGCAATCAGGGATTTCCTAAATTTAAAAAACGTGGACATTCTGTAGAGTACAAAACGTCAGGATGGAAACTTTCTCTTGACAAAAAATACATTTCATTTAGTGATGGGTTTAATATCGGTAGGCTGAAATTAATTGGTACTCGTGACTTAAGTTTCTACTCTATCAAACAGATTAAGCGAGTCAGAATAGTTAAACGTGCTGACGGTTATTTTTGTCAATTTTGTGTTGATGTTGAACGCACAGAACAGCATCAACACAATGGTAAACAAGTAGGAATTGATGTAGGACTCGATTTTTTATACACTGATTCTGATGGTAAGACAGTTGAAAATCCCAGGCTATTACGTAAGTCTGAGAAGTCTTTGAAACGCAAACAGCGCAAAGCTTCTAAATGTAAAAAAGGTTCTTATAATCGCCGCAAAGCTGTTAAGAAACTAGCTAAAAAGCACCTCAAGGTAAGTAGACAGAGGAAAGATTTTGCTGTTAAGACCGCGAGAACTCTAGTCCAGTCAAACGACTTGGTAGTTTATGAGGACTTGCAGGTGCGAAATATGGTTAAGAACCATCATTTAGCTAAATCTATCAGTGACGCTTCGTGGTCATTGTTCACTGATTGGGTGGACTACTATGCCAAAGTTTTTGGCACTTGGGCAATAGCAGTTGCACCTCACTACACATCTCAAGATTGCTCTGTTTGTGGAACACGAATAAAAAAATCTTTGTCCACTCGCACCCACAAATGCCATTCTTGCGGAACAGTGATGCACCGCGACCACAACGCAGCTAAACAAATATTAGCCAAGGGGATTAAAAATACGGGAGGGCATCCCGAAATCAACGCTTCTGGACAGAACAACCTCTATCTAGGTGGGGAAACTCCTCTAGACAAGTTGACTGGTTGA
- the sat gene encoding sulfate adenylyltransferase, translating to MSQHPDAIAPHGGQLVNRIATPEQQAEFLSKAEFLPRVQLDERAVSDLEMIAIGGFSPLTGFMNQEDYDRVVLEMRLANGLAWSIPITLSVAEEVATPLQEGGLIRLDNPTGHFIGVLQLTQKYRYDKTREAINVYRTDDPNHPGVQVVYNQGAVHLAGDIWLLQRDPHPQFPTYQIDPAASRQIFRENGWKTIVGFQTRNPIHRAHEYIQKCALETVDALFLHPLVGATKDDDIPADVRMRCYEILLEHYYPHDRVILAINPSAMRYAGPREAIFHALIRKNYGCTHFIVGRDHAGVGNYYGTYDAQYIFDEFEPSELGIVPMKFEHAFYCMRTKQMATTKTSPSKPEERIHLSGTKVREMLRRGELPPPEFSRPEVAAELARAMQIEVLP from the coding sequence TTGAGTCAACATCCAGATGCCATTGCCCCCCACGGTGGACAGTTGGTAAATCGCATCGCCACACCTGAACAACAGGCAGAATTTCTCTCGAAGGCAGAATTTTTGCCGCGAGTGCAACTTGATGAACGTGCGGTTTCTGATTTAGAAATGATTGCGATCGGGGGTTTTAGTCCACTCACAGGTTTTATGAACCAGGAAGACTACGATCGCGTGGTGCTAGAAATGCGACTGGCTAACGGTCTTGCTTGGTCAATTCCCATTACCCTATCGGTAGCTGAAGAAGTTGCAACTCCATTACAGGAAGGCGGTTTGATCCGCCTAGATAACCCCACAGGTCACTTTATCGGGGTTTTGCAACTCACGCAAAAGTATCGCTACGACAAAACCCGCGAGGCTATCAATGTCTACCGCACCGATGATCCTAACCATCCTGGTGTGCAAGTAGTTTACAACCAAGGTGCTGTACACCTTGCTGGTGATATCTGGCTATTGCAACGCGATCCTCATCCTCAATTTCCAACTTATCAAATAGATCCAGCCGCCTCACGGCAAATATTCCGGGAAAATGGTTGGAAAACCATTGTTGGGTTCCAAACTCGCAACCCCATCCACCGCGCCCATGAATATATCCAAAAGTGCGCCTTGGAAACAGTAGATGCTCTATTTTTGCACCCATTGGTAGGGGCAACCAAAGATGATGATATTCCCGCCGATGTGCGGATGCGCTGTTATGAAATTTTGCTAGAACATTATTACCCCCACGATCGCGTCATTTTAGCAATTAATCCCTCAGCAATGCGTTACGCTGGCCCTCGTGAGGCCATCTTCCATGCTTTAATCCGCAAAAACTACGGTTGTACCCACTTTATCGTGGGACGGGATCATGCGGGTGTGGGTAACTACTATGGCACATATGATGCTCAATATATCTTTGATGAGTTTGAGCCAAGTGAATTAGGAATTGTGCCAATGAAATTTGAACACGCTTTCTACTGTATGCGTACTAAGCAGATGGCGACAACTAAAACTAGTCCCAGCAAGCCAGAAGAACGCATTCACCTGTCAGGAACCAAAGTTAGAGAAATGCTGCGTCGTGGTGAATTACCCCCACCAGAATTTTCTCGTCCCGAAGTAGCAGCAGAACTAGCACGGGCTATGCAAATAGAAGTATTGCCTTAA
- a CDS encoding Hsp70 family protein — MKILETIGFDLGHGETAVAKAIVESIEPPQMLEVNNKKNQITALGWHPKLGYLVGEQALIQAGVSQLVISFKQKPNNDPNYRKIISTFLATYYHQLQETRQIEGGENSYFYVGCPSGWSISDREEYQKLLQEAGIPQLNVVPESRAAFMQAKEAGKLEYEKLRSSVLIVDIGSSTTDFTLVKSLSEVPIDFGSNALGASLIDKAIFERTLANHEQSSLLEKVFGEYPHHQARCELACRKAKEDFFSNEQLYSDPNSFARGFESINEQIYFIPQVNKLMIEEILNQPLAELGQKSWLESFRNSVNEAKEKLEQLSIVPKFVLMTGGASRMKFTHLVCQEIFSEPETLLRPDPEPERCIALGLARVGRWDLRAAAFKQEVNKLLDSQKLKQLIERHVPELIELLIKPLAEGLLENAVRPGVKDWQKNQIRTLADLEASMRNRAENWLQGDRSQQIINKQCISWFNSKIQPDLAAETDPICRKFQIPRSSLRFEDSIQPTFVNPELRIGDAILADTVAFIVNVVIGGGTLASIITLILTGHLTWPIALVYGASVMAAGMELNRKTVQETIKTNLDIPSWIRSSFLSDRKIDDMCEQIKPELEKVLREQLTANQQAFDKLIQKVEQGLQKALTTKVQEAIILIQ; from the coding sequence ATGAAAATTTTAGAAACAATCGGTTTTGATTTGGGGCACGGTGAAACAGCTGTAGCTAAAGCTATAGTTGAAAGCATTGAACCCCCCCAAATGCTTGAGGTTAATAATAAGAAGAACCAAATTACAGCCCTTGGTTGGCATCCCAAACTCGGTTATCTTGTTGGAGAACAAGCTTTAATTCAAGCCGGTGTTAGCCAGTTAGTTATCTCTTTCAAGCAAAAACCAAACAATGACCCAAACTACAGGAAAATAATTTCCACTTTTCTAGCTACCTACTACCATCAACTTCAAGAAACTAGACAAATTGAAGGGGGAGAAAATAGCTACTTTTATGTTGGTTGCCCTTCAGGATGGTCAATTAGCGATCGCGAAGAATACCAAAAACTACTTCAAGAAGCTGGTATTCCCCAGCTGAACGTTGTACCTGAATCGCGGGCTGCTTTCATGCAAGCTAAGGAAGCTGGCAAACTAGAGTATGAAAAACTGCGTTCTTCAGTATTAATTGTCGATATTGGCTCATCCACCACAGATTTTACTCTGGTTAAAAGTTTATCGGAGGTGCCCATAGATTTCGGCAGTAACGCTTTAGGAGCATCTTTAATTGACAAGGCGATTTTTGAGCGTACTCTCGCCAATCACGAGCAATCATCCTTACTGGAAAAAGTATTTGGAGAATATCCCCATCACCAAGCCCGTTGTGAACTTGCTTGTCGCAAAGCTAAAGAAGATTTCTTTTCTAATGAACAGCTATACAGTGATCCCAATTCTTTCGCCCGTGGTTTTGAATCTATCAACGAACAGATTTACTTTATTCCCCAAGTCAACAAATTGATGATTGAGGAAATTTTAAATCAACCTTTAGCTGAACTAGGACAAAAAAGTTGGCTTGAGTCGTTTCGTAACTCTGTAAATGAAGCGAAAGAAAAACTAGAACAACTGAGCATCGTACCGAAATTTGTACTGATGACTGGTGGTGCATCTCGGATGAAATTTACTCACCTTGTTTGTCAGGAAATCTTTAGCGAACCAGAAACTTTACTTCGCCCCGACCCGGAACCAGAACGGTGCATTGCCTTGGGTTTAGCGCGAGTAGGACGATGGGATCTGCGTGCTGCTGCCTTCAAACAAGAAGTGAACAAACTTTTGGATTCACAAAAGCTCAAACAACTGATTGAGAGACATGTCCCAGAGTTAATTGAATTGTTGATTAAGCCACTGGCAGAGGGTTTGTTAGAAAATGCAGTGAGACCAGGGGTTAAAGACTGGCAAAAAAATCAAATCCGCACCTTAGCCGATTTGGAAGCATCTATGAGAAATCGGGCAGAGAATTGGTTGCAAGGCGATCGCTCTCAGCAGATAATTAACAAACAATGCATCAGTTGGTTTAACAGTAAAATTCAACCCGACTTAGCCGCAGAAACTGACCCCATATGCCGAAAATTCCAAATACCCAGAAGCAGTTTAAGATTTGAAGACAGCATACAGCCGACTTTTGTCAACCCAGAACTACGAATTGGAGATGCTATTCTTGCCGACACAGTAGCGTTTATCGTCAATGTAGTAATAGGTGGAGGTACTTTAGCTAGCATCATCACTTTGATATTAACTGGACACTTGACTTGGCCAATTGCATTGGTATACGGCGCTTCAGTAATGGCAGCAGGGATGGAGCTAAATCGCAAGACTGTCCAAGAAACAATCAAGACAAATTTGGACATCCCTAGTTGGATTCGTTCTAGTTTTTTGAGCGACAGAAAAATTGATGATATGTGCGAGCAAATTAAGCCTGAGTTAGAGAAGGTTCTTCGAGAACAATTAACAGCTAATCAACAAGCCTTTGACAAACTGATTCAAAAAGTTGAGCAAGGACTTCAAAAAGCTCTTACCACCAAAGTTCAAGAAGCAATAATCCTCATCCAATAG
- a CDS encoding WGxxGxxG-CTERM domain-containing protein, which yields MRYSPLSKSVFAALFAVSMIAVPLSISVSAQSGGSGSSSGTSSGTGTTGTGTSSGTGTTGTGTSSGTGTTDTDTGTGTTGTGTGSGTGTTGTGTGTGTGTTGTGTTGTGTGFGTGTTGTGTGTGTTGTGTGTTGTGTGTTGTGTGTTGTGTGTTGTGTGTDGTFGTGGSTGTGTTTNTAPGTGSTFGTDGTGSGTTTNTDPGTGSTGSGTTTNTAPGTDSTGNETNTGTLRYQTNSDQRNDDGFNWGWLGLLGLGGLAGLARNRQKPRVYSDPADRVGSGTKY from the coding sequence ATGAGATATTCTCCCTTATCCAAATCTGTTTTCGCGGCTCTGTTTGCCGTAAGTATGATAGCCGTACCATTATCTATATCAGTTTCTGCTCAAAGTGGTGGGTCTGGTTCTAGTAGTGGCACAAGTTCCGGCACTGGTACTACAGGTACTGGCACAAGTTCCGGCACTGGTACTACAGGTACTGGCACAAGTTCCGGCACTGGCACTACAGATACTGATACAGGTACTGGCACTACAGGTACTGGTACAGGTTCCGGCACTGGCACTACAGGTACTGGTACAGGCACTGGCACTGGCACTACAGGTACTGGCACTACAGGTACTGGTACAGGTTTCGGCACTGGCACTACAGGTACTGGTACAGGTACTGGCACTACAGGTACTGGTACTGGCACTACAGGTACTGGTACTGGCACTACAGGTACTGGTACTGGCACTACAGGTACAGGTACTGGCACTACAGGTACTGGTACTGGCACTGACGGTACATTTGGTACTGGTGGTAGTACAGGCACTGGTACTACAACAAATACGGCTCCTGGCACTGGCAGTACATTTGGTACTGATGGTACAGGCTCTGGTACTACAACAAATACAGATCCTGGCACTGGTAGTACAGGCTCTGGTACTACAACAAATACAGCTCCTGGTACTGATAGTACAGGCAATGAAACAAATACAGGTACATTACGCTATCAAACAAACAGTGACCAGAGGAACGATGACGGCTTTAATTGGGGTTGGCTAGGTTTACTTGGCCTAGGTGGTTTAGCAGGTTTAGCTCGTAATCGACAAAAACCACGAGTTTATAGCGATCCTGCTGATAGAGTAGGTTCTGGTACTAAATATTAA